The Deltaproteobacteria bacterium genomic sequence CTACTGGGAGATCGCCACCGGCTCCGGCCTGATCGTCGGCAGCGTCCTCTTGCTGCTGGTGGCCGCCTCGGTCGCCAGCTGGGCCATCATCGTGCGCAAGGCCATCCAGCTGCGCCGGGCGAGGATGCAGAGCATCGCCTTCCTCGACGCCTTCTGGCAGTCCAAGCGCCTCGACGCCCTCTTCCAGACGGCCGAGGAGCTCGACGCGAGCCCGGTCTCGCAGGTCTTCAAGGCGGGCTACGTCGAGCTGACCAAGCTCACCCGCGACGGCGAGACCCCCACCGACGCCGACGACATCGAGAACGTCGAGCGCGCCCTGCGCCGCGCCAGCAGCGCCGAGCTGACCCACCTCGAGTCGACGACCTCCTTCCTCGCCACCGTGGGCTC encodes the following:
- the tolQ gene encoding protein TolQ, which encodes MSDQIRAFLATATEASASTGQAVAPQGGIDYWEIATGSGLIVGSVLLLLVAASVASWAIIVRKAIQLRRARMQSIAFLDAFWQSKRLDALFQTAEELDASPVSQVFKAGYVELTKLTRDGETPTDADDIENVERALRRASSAELTHLESTTSFLATVGSAAPFVGLFGTVWGIMGAFHEIYMMGNANLATVAQPISEALIATAVGLFAAIPAVVAYNHFMAGVRVLEAEMHNFSIDFLNIIRRHFFKKKRQG